A single window of Granulicella mallensis MP5ACTX8 DNA harbors:
- a CDS encoding fibronectin type III domain-containing protein produces the protein MVLNRRCPVLVLPLLALAGLGMVGCANPGPPRPPSLKLPAFVKDLAATRRGDVVELRFTVPQRTTDGLPLRLTTVTAKFCRAVDTGSCVPVAELPEQNFAVTAKRQPGQTNGTQAGVNQPAKEQADQPNIAVAHDTLPATLTAGAARVLTYRVELYNDTNHTGGFSEPAYAAGGATPSPVEELHAQGSRLGVVLSWKPSARPATDDGIVVLRREDLAPKPKAPVAHKAKVAAPAASSSEKKPVTTHGSSTEPKPAKTKSDAESDIVWLTTAPQPDPLAGDSEASAPAQPVRDGITLDDTAIADEPYRYTAERRRSVQVGGRTMEMQSEVSAPVEFTLQDVYPPPAPTDLNAASFANPQLTVDLIWQPVDTPHLAGYNVYRETLDRNGSATGAKTRLNQVPVPAPGFHDVTAVAGQRYRYSVTAVDAKGNESEPAVTVLGPEGQ, from the coding sequence ATGGTTCTGAATCGCCGATGCCCCGTCCTTGTGCTTCCGCTGCTGGCCCTTGCTGGGCTGGGGATGGTGGGGTGTGCCAATCCTGGGCCTCCGCGACCGCCTTCGTTGAAGTTGCCGGCGTTTGTGAAGGATCTTGCCGCTACTCGGCGGGGAGACGTCGTTGAGTTGCGGTTTACAGTGCCGCAGCGGACTACCGATGGCCTTCCTCTGCGCCTTACGACCGTCACGGCAAAGTTCTGCCGGGCTGTCGATACGGGTTCCTGTGTTCCTGTCGCTGAGTTGCCGGAGCAGAACTTTGCGGTGACGGCCAAGAGGCAGCCCGGTCAGACGAACGGGACTCAAGCGGGCGTGAATCAACCGGCGAAAGAGCAGGCGGACCAGCCGAACATAGCCGTGGCGCACGATACGCTGCCTGCTACGCTGACCGCAGGAGCGGCGCGGGTGCTGACCTATCGCGTTGAGCTCTATAACGATACCAACCATACCGGCGGCTTCTCGGAGCCAGCCTATGCCGCCGGGGGAGCTACACCTTCGCCCGTCGAAGAGCTGCATGCCCAGGGGTCTCGGCTGGGAGTTGTGTTGAGCTGGAAGCCCTCGGCCAGGCCTGCGACGGATGACGGTATCGTGGTGCTGCGTCGCGAGGATCTTGCACCAAAGCCGAAGGCGCCCGTCGCCCACAAGGCAAAGGTCGCGGCTCCTGCAGCCAGTTCCTCGGAGAAGAAGCCGGTGACGACGCACGGCAGTTCGACGGAGCCCAAGCCGGCGAAGACCAAGAGCGACGCCGAGTCCGATATTGTGTGGCTTACCACCGCTCCGCAGCCCGATCCGCTTGCGGGAGATTCTGAGGCGTCCGCTCCTGCGCAGCCGGTTCGCGACGGCATCACGCTGGACGATACCGCGATCGCGGACGAGCCCTATCGCTATACCGCCGAGCGGCGGCGGTCGGTCCAGGTCGGCGGGCGCACGATGGAGATGCAGAGCGAGGTCTCCGCTCCGGTTGAGTTCACCCTACAGGATGTCTATCCGCCGCCCGCGCCTACCGATCTCAATGCGGCGAGCTTTGCTAATCCGCAGTTGACGGTTGATCTGATCTGGCAGCCGGTCGATACGCCTCATCTTGCCGGGTATAACGTCTATCGCGAGACGCTCGATAGAAATGGTTCGGCTACGGGTGCGAAGACGCGCCTGAACCAGGTGCCGGTTCCTGCGCCTGGCTTCCATGACGTTACGGCGGTGGCTGGTCAGCGTTATCGCTACAGCGTTACGGCTGTGGATGCGAAGGGGAATGAGAGTGAGCCGGCGGTGACGGTGCTTGGGCCTGAGGGGCAGTAG
- a CDS encoding HAD family hydrolase, with protein MKLKLPDGPFKAYLFDCDGTIADSMPLHFIAWNRALAEWGGVFHEDLFYAWGGMPMAEIIATLNEQQGLTMPIAAVMKRTEEIYFEILPDLTAVPEVLEHVEASYGKIPFAVVSGGTREAVTASLTTLKILDKFETLVCAGDYQRGKPDPEPFLIAAKRLGVAPEDCLVFEDADLGIQAAVAAGMATVKIPHPRERIVKVEITANS; from the coding sequence ATGAAACTCAAGCTACCTGATGGCCCCTTCAAGGCGTACCTGTTCGACTGCGACGGCACCATCGCCGACTCCATGCCGCTGCACTTCATTGCCTGGAACCGGGCGCTCGCGGAGTGGGGTGGCGTGTTCCACGAAGACCTGTTCTACGCCTGGGGCGGCATGCCGATGGCCGAGATCATCGCCACTCTGAATGAGCAGCAGGGGCTGACCATGCCGATTGCTGCCGTCATGAAGCGCACAGAGGAGATCTACTTCGAGATTCTTCCCGACCTGACGGCCGTCCCGGAGGTGCTGGAACACGTTGAAGCCAGCTACGGGAAGATTCCCTTTGCTGTTGTCTCCGGCGGCACACGAGAGGCGGTCACGGCATCGCTGACGACGCTGAAGATTCTGGACAAGTTCGAGACCCTGGTCTGTGCCGGGGACTACCAGCGCGGCAAGCCCGATCCTGAACCCTTCTTGATCGCTGCAAAGAGGCTGGGCGTAGCACCCGAAGACTGCCTGGTCTTCGAGGATGCGGACCTGGGAATTCAGGCGGCAGTGGCTGCCGGAATGGCCACGGTAAAGATCCCTCACCCGAGGGAGCGGATCGTAAAGGTAGAAATTACGGCAAATTCGTGA
- a CDS encoding 5' nucleotidase, NT5C type: MTSPQSQGSERKIICVDMDEVIADALGEHLLRYNRDFNERLTPADLHGSWLWDYVPAERLKALDQYMRTDDFFGVLDVMPHAQRVLERLQKRYDIYIATAAMEVPTSFNAKFRWLAQHFPFIPTSHIVFCGNKSILRADYLIDDNPRQLRLFHGEGILFSSPANAFVTGFRRVNNWLDVEKMFLG; this comes from the coding sequence ATGACCTCGCCGCAATCCCAGGGTTCGGAGCGCAAGATCATCTGCGTCGACATGGATGAGGTCATCGCCGACGCGCTGGGTGAACACCTGCTGCGCTACAACCGCGACTTCAACGAGAGGCTCACGCCCGCCGACCTGCACGGCTCCTGGCTCTGGGACTACGTGCCTGCCGAACGCCTCAAGGCACTCGATCAATACATGCGGACGGACGACTTCTTTGGCGTGCTCGACGTGATGCCGCACGCCCAACGGGTTCTCGAACGCCTGCAGAAACGCTACGACATCTACATCGCCACGGCAGCGATGGAGGTGCCGACGAGCTTCAACGCGAAGTTCCGCTGGCTGGCCCAGCACTTCCCCTTCATCCCGACATCGCACATCGTCTTCTGCGGCAACAAGAGCATCCTCCGCGCCGACTACCTGATCGACGACAACCCCAGGCAATTGCGGCTCTTCCACGGCGAGGGCATTTTGTTCAGTTCCCCCGCGAATGCCTTCGTCACCGGCTTCCGCCGCGTCAATAACTGGCTGGATGTGGAGAAGATGTTTCTGGGGTAA
- a CDS encoding DUF72 domain-containing protein: protein MTESSSPIRIGTAAWTLPKQHASLFPEEGSHLIRYAQRLNCVEINSSFHRPHRLKTWERWAATTPDDFRFAVKVPKTITHTAKLINTGALLQEFLDQVRGLGDKLGPLLVQLPPKLAFDEGIAHEFFTTLRELHTGATVFEPRHASWFAPAVDRLLRDFEIARVAADPPKGSTLAAKPGGWQGLRYYRLHGAPRTYYSDYSEEFLRQLAKDLRTSKVETWIIFDNTALGYATANALFLNELLANETAS from the coding sequence ATGACCGAATCCTCCTCGCCAATTCGCATCGGCACCGCTGCCTGGACGCTCCCCAAACAACACGCGTCTCTGTTTCCGGAAGAAGGCTCTCACCTCATCCGCTATGCCCAACGCCTGAACTGCGTCGAGATCAACTCCAGCTTCCATCGGCCTCACAGACTCAAGACATGGGAGCGCTGGGCCGCGACCACGCCGGACGACTTTCGCTTCGCCGTCAAGGTTCCCAAGACCATCACGCATACTGCAAAGCTCATTAATACCGGAGCGCTGTTGCAGGAGTTTCTGGATCAGGTCCGCGGCCTTGGCGACAAGCTGGGTCCGCTTCTCGTGCAGCTTCCGCCCAAGCTGGCCTTCGATGAAGGCATCGCACATGAGTTCTTCACTACGCTCCGCGAACTCCATACCGGCGCGACCGTCTTCGAACCACGGCATGCAAGCTGGTTCGCTCCTGCCGTCGATCGTTTGCTCCGGGACTTCGAGATTGCGCGCGTTGCCGCCGATCCGCCCAAGGGCTCCACGCTCGCCGCGAAACCAGGCGGCTGGCAGGGGCTTCGCTACTATCGGCTGCACGGAGCGCCGCGCACGTACTACTCCGACTACAGTGAGGAATTTCTTCGGCAGCTTGCGAAGGATCTGCGCACGAGCAAGGTCGAGACATGGATCATCTTCGACAACACGGCCCTAGGTTATGCCACAGCGAATGCTTTGTTCTTGAATGAGCTTCTCGCGAATGAAACGGCATCCTGA
- a CDS encoding aldo/keto reductase — translation MEYRSLGRSGLKVPELCFGTGTFGAGNEFFKAWGDTSQDDARKLIDICMEAGVNFFDTADIYSDGASETMLGKAISHLKREDVLLSTKATFRFGKGPNDVGSSRYHLTQALENSLKRLNTDYIDVYHLHAFDATTPVEETLNTLDTMVREGKVRYIACSNFSGWHLMKSLSVSERYGWAKYVGHQVYYSLIGRDYEWELMPLAVDQGVGALVWSPLGWGRLTGKIRRGQPLPETSRLHKAADGGPVMSDEYLYKVVDALDEVAKETGKTVPQIALNWLLRRPTVSTLVIGARDEKQLRANLDSTGWKLTPEQVAKLDAASAVNPAYPYWHQVQFDERNPFPTPQTFGK, via the coding sequence ATGGAATACCGCTCTCTTGGCCGCTCCGGCCTCAAAGTCCCCGAGCTCTGCTTCGGCACCGGCACGTTCGGCGCCGGCAACGAATTTTTCAAAGCCTGGGGCGATACCTCGCAGGATGACGCCCGCAAGCTGATCGACATCTGCATGGAAGCCGGGGTCAACTTCTTCGATACCGCCGACATCTACTCCGACGGCGCCAGCGAGACGATGCTCGGCAAAGCGATCTCGCACCTCAAGCGCGAAGATGTGCTGCTCTCGACCAAGGCGACCTTCCGCTTCGGCAAGGGACCAAACGATGTGGGCAGCTCGCGTTATCACCTGACGCAGGCGCTTGAAAACTCTCTGAAGCGGCTCAATACCGACTACATCGACGTCTATCACCTGCACGCGTTCGACGCGACCACGCCGGTCGAAGAGACGCTGAATACGCTCGACACGATGGTGCGCGAGGGCAAGGTTCGCTACATCGCCTGCTCGAACTTCTCGGGCTGGCACCTGATGAAGTCGCTCTCCGTCAGCGAGCGCTATGGCTGGGCAAAGTATGTGGGCCACCAGGTCTACTACTCGCTGATCGGCCGCGACTATGAGTGGGAGCTGATGCCGCTCGCCGTGGACCAGGGCGTGGGCGCTCTGGTATGGTCGCCGCTCGGCTGGGGACGGCTCACCGGCAAGATTCGCCGTGGCCAGCCTCTGCCGGAGACCTCGCGCCTGCACAAGGCCGCGGACGGTGGGCCGGTGATGTCCGACGAATACCTCTACAAGGTCGTCGATGCTCTCGACGAAGTCGCCAAGGAGACCGGCAAGACGGTTCCGCAGATCGCGCTGAACTGGCTGCTGCGCCGCCCCACGGTTTCGACGCTGGTCATCGGCGCGCGCGATGAGAAGCAGCTTCGCGCAAACCTCGACAGCACAGGCTGGAAGCTGACGCCCGAACAGGTGGCCAAGCTCGATGCCGCCAGCGCGGTCAACCCGGCGTATCCGTACTGGCACCAGGTGCAGTTCGATGAACGTAACCCGTTCCCGACGCCGCAGACGTTTGGGAAGTAA
- a CDS encoding DHA2 family efflux MFS transporter permease subunit has translation MAAATAIELPAGQTSSAPAVPWRPRINPWIVAMTVTLATFMEVLDSSIANVALPHIAGGLGATQDEATWVLTAYLVANAVILPAGAYMTTFIGRKKFYMICVALFGISSAMCGLAPTLPLLVFFRVLQGIGGGGLAPSEQAILADTFPPEKRGQAFAMYGLAVVVAPAIGPTLGGYITDNFDWRWIFYLNVPICLLSLYLTSRIVEDPPWVEKQVKESQKGGIRLDLLGFGLLGLTFGSLEFVLDKGQEDDWFSSHLIMFFCVTMVIAFIVMIWWELKQLRDGHRPILNLTLFTRRQFAVSFVLMFVLGFSLYGTTILIPQFVQTLMGYTAELAGKVLSPAGFMMMAMMPVVGYLSGKIDPRKLIAYGFLMLTLSLLYMTNLNLQLSYGQLVIMRMFQASGLAFLFIPINTIAYIGVKQSESNDVSGLTNLARNIGGSCGTAFMATMLTRRTAAHESMMVRNLTTANQGFNSQVKSMAGSFKIGNGTGPADGGPSLGAMHQAQAYIYNQLHRQSANLAYVDIIRDLAVFCACMLPLLFLIPRPPKNASSSAGH, from the coding sequence ATGGCAGCCGCAACCGCAATCGAACTTCCAGCAGGTCAAACCTCCTCCGCTCCGGCAGTGCCGTGGCGGCCGAGAATCAATCCGTGGATTGTCGCGATGACCGTAACGCTCGCGACGTTTATGGAGGTGCTGGACAGCTCGATCGCCAACGTTGCGCTGCCGCACATTGCGGGCGGCCTGGGTGCCACGCAGGATGAAGCCACCTGGGTTCTGACGGCCTATCTTGTTGCAAACGCTGTGATTTTGCCGGCGGGCGCGTACATGACGACCTTCATCGGCCGCAAGAAGTTCTATATGATCTGCGTCGCGCTGTTCGGCATCTCGTCCGCCATGTGCGGGCTGGCTCCGACGCTTCCATTGCTGGTCTTTTTCCGTGTTCTGCAGGGCATTGGCGGTGGCGGTCTCGCACCCAGCGAACAGGCGATTCTTGCCGATACCTTTCCGCCGGAAAAACGCGGGCAGGCCTTTGCGATGTACGGTTTGGCGGTCGTCGTCGCCCCAGCCATTGGGCCGACGCTCGGCGGCTACATCACCGATAACTTCGACTGGCGCTGGATCTTCTATCTCAATGTGCCGATCTGCCTGCTTTCGCTTTATCTGACCTCGCGCATCGTTGAAGATCCACCTTGGGTCGAGAAGCAGGTCAAGGAGTCGCAAAAGGGCGGGATCAGACTCGATCTCCTGGGCTTCGGCTTGCTGGGTCTTACCTTTGGATCGTTGGAGTTCGTCCTCGACAAGGGGCAGGAAGACGACTGGTTCTCTTCACACCTCATCATGTTTTTCTGCGTGACGATGGTGATCGCGTTCATCGTGATGATCTGGTGGGAGCTCAAACAACTGCGCGACGGTCATCGACCGATCCTGAATCTCACGCTCTTTACGCGGCGGCAGTTTGCCGTCAGCTTTGTACTGATGTTCGTGCTCGGCTTCTCTCTCTATGGCACGACGATTCTGATTCCGCAGTTCGTGCAGACGCTGATGGGATATACAGCGGAGCTTGCAGGAAAAGTACTGTCTCCTGCCGGCTTCATGATGATGGCGATGATGCCCGTGGTGGGTTATCTGTCGGGCAAGATCGATCCCCGCAAGCTGATTGCGTATGGCTTTCTCATGCTGACGCTATCGCTGCTCTACATGACGAACCTGAACCTGCAGTTGAGCTACGGCCAACTCGTCATCATGCGTATGTTCCAGGCGTCGGGCCTCGCGTTCCTGTTCATTCCAATCAACACCATCGCGTACATTGGGGTGAAGCAGAGCGAGAGCAACGATGTCTCGGGCCTGACGAATCTTGCGCGCAATATCGGTGGCTCGTGCGGCACGGCGTTTATGGCGACCATGCTGACGCGCCGCACGGCTGCGCACGAGAGCATGATGGTGCGAAATCTGACGACGGCCAATCAGGGATTCAATTCTCAGGTAAAGTCGATGGCTGGATCGTTCAAGATAGGCAACGGCACAGGCCCGGCGGATGGCGGCCCTTCCCTCGGAGCGATGCACCAGGCGCAGGCCTACATCTACAACCAACTTCACCGGCAGTCGGCGAACCTGGCCTACGTGGATATCATTCGTGACCTCGCGGTCTTTTGCGCTTGCATGCTTCCATTGCTGTTCCTGATTCCTCGGCCACCAAAGAACGCGTCGTCGAGTGCAGGACACTAG
- a CDS encoding zinc ribbon domain-containing protein has product MNANLEHLVVLQAQDLELKRLREELAEAPRRVAAAEAARSKAEALLAAAKQALTKEEVLRRSQESDVTDRRGKIARLRKQMDSATSAAQITALEHEIKFSEESISKLEDEELASMERTERFDAEKETATKAVEKTTAALEAERARAAEVTQSNNAAVQGIEGERQTLRAQIKESDAGEAALSTYDRISKAKGTGVSEAIDHKCSACQMMVRPQRWNDLTGREHDHEIFTCETCGRMLFWDPRRDAPGSWAAGERLASAKAVAKSLESRA; this is encoded by the coding sequence ATGAACGCCAACCTCGAGCATCTCGTCGTACTCCAGGCGCAGGACCTGGAACTGAAACGCCTCCGCGAAGAGCTCGCCGAAGCACCCCGCCGCGTAGCCGCCGCAGAAGCCGCGCGTAGCAAAGCCGAGGCCTTGCTCGCCGCCGCCAAACAGGCGCTTACCAAAGAAGAAGTGCTGCGCCGCTCGCAGGAGTCGGACGTAACCGACCGCCGTGGCAAGATCGCGCGCTTGCGCAAGCAGATGGACTCCGCCACCAGCGCCGCGCAGATCACCGCGCTGGAACACGAGATTAAGTTCTCCGAAGAATCGATCTCCAAGCTTGAAGACGAAGAACTCGCCTCGATGGAACGCACCGAGCGCTTCGATGCCGAGAAAGAGACCGCCACCAAAGCCGTCGAAAAAACCACTGCCGCGCTTGAAGCCGAACGTGCTCGCGCCGCAGAGGTCACGCAGAGCAACAACGCAGCCGTCCAGGGAATCGAGGGCGAACGCCAGACCCTGCGCGCGCAGATCAAGGAATCCGACGCGGGAGAGGCGGCGCTCTCCACCTACGACCGCATCTCGAAGGCCAAGGGCACGGGAGTGTCCGAGGCGATCGACCACAAGTGCTCGGCCTGCCAGATGATGGTGCGTCCGCAGCGCTGGAACGACCTCACGGGCCGCGAGCACGACCACGAGATCTTTACCTGCGAGACCTGCGGTCGCATGCTCTTCTGGGATCCTCGGCGCGACGCTCCGGGAAGCTGGGCAGCGGGTGAACGGCTGGCCTCGGCCAAGGCTGTCGCCAAGTCGCTGGAGTCGCGCGCATGA